The Polyangium mundeleinium genome contains the following window.
AGACCGGGGCGCAGCGCCTCACGGTCGCCCAGTATGGCAATGCCATCCGCGACCTCTTCGGCGAGGACATCAACGTACCGACGTCGATCGAGCCCGACGCCCCGCTCGACGGCTTCGTGACGCTCGGCTCCTCGGTCAGCACGATTTCCTCGCGCGGCGTCGAGAAATACGAGAAGGCCGCGTTCGCGATTGCGGAGCAGGTCGTGGCGGACCCCGCGCGGAAAGCCTCGGTCCTGCCGTGTACACCCGCGGGAGCGAACGACCTCGATTGCGCGAAAAAGTTCGCCGCCTCGCTCGGGCGTCACGTCTACCGCCGGCCGCTCACCGCCGCGGAGGTCGATCGGCTGGGCGGGGTGCTCGTGCAGGCGGCGGCCACGCTCGGCAGCTTCGACAAGGGGATCGAGTTTGCCCTCGCGGCGATGCTCCAGTCGCCGAATTTCCTCTATCGCCCCCAGGTCGGCGAGCCGGATCCGAAGAACCCGGGCAAGCGCCGGTACACCAGCCTCGAAATGGCCTCGAAGCTATCGTTTTTCCTGTGGAACAGCATCCCGGACGAGGAGCTGCTCGCGGCGGCCGAGGCGGGAAAGCTCGTCGAGGACGAGGGGCTCGCGGAGCAGGTCCTGCGCATGATCGAATCGCCGCGGGCGCGGGAAGGCCTGCGGGCGTTCGTCACGGATTGGCTGCACCTCGGCGATCTCGACGCGCTCTCGAAGGATCCCACGATCTTCACCTATTACAGCCCCGAGGTCGGCCCAGCCGCGCGCGAGGAGACGCTGCGCGTCTTCGAGCACCTCGTCTTCGAACTCGACGCCGATTACCGCGACGTCTTCCTCACGCGGACGACCTTCGTCAACCCGAAACTCGCCTCTATGTACGCCGTGCCCGCGCCGACGGACGAGGGGTTCGGCAAGGTGGTGTTCCCCGCAGATTCGCCGCGCATCGGCCTCCTTGGGCACATCAGCATCCTCGCTTTGCATTCGCATCCGCGGTCCACGTCGGCCACGCTCCGCGGCAAGTTCGTCCGCGAGGATTTGCTCTGTGACGGCATTCCGCCGCCGCCCGTCAACGTGAACACGGGCTTGCCGGATCCGTCGACGGAGGCGCGGACCCTGCGCGAGCGCATCGCGCAGCACAACACCGATCCCACCTGCCGGGCTTGCCACATGCTCATGGATCCCATTGGCCTCGGCCTCGAAAACTTCGACGGGATCGGCCGTTTCCGCATGAAGGAGACCGACGCGGTCATCGATCCGTCGGGCAACCTCGACGGCGTGCCTTTCGCGAACGCGCGCGAGCTCGCCCTGCGCATTCACGACAACGACAAGGTCGCGCCTTGTTTCGTGCGCAAGCTCTACTCGTATGCGACGGCGTTCGAGCCGGCGAAGGAGGAGAGCGCCGCGATCAATGCCCTCACGTACGATTTCCGCGCGGCGGGTCATCGCGTGAAGTCGCTTCTCTCGTTCATCGCGAAGAGCCCGGGTTTCCGGCTCTCGCACGAGCCTTGACCACCGGTGACGAAGGGGATCATGCCATGAAGCGGACCAAGCTCAGCCGAAGGACGATGCTCCGGGGCATGCTCGGGGGCGCGGCGGTCGCCATCGGGCTGCCGGCGCTCGAGATTTTTCTCAACGCGAACGGGACGGCCTATGCCCAAGGCGACGCCCTGCCGAAGCGATTCGGGATCTTTTTCTGGGGCAATGGCACCCTTCCCGATTTCTGGGTGCCCAAAGGAACGGGGCCGACCTGGGAGCCGTCTCCCACGCTCGCACCTCTCGCCGAGGTGAAGGACAAGGTCTCGGTCATTTCCGGCATGAAGGTGTACACCGGGAACACGGTGCCGCATTTTTCGGGATCGGCGGGCATCCTCTCGGGCGCGACGCCGCTCAGCAATGGCACCGAGCTCGCCACGTTCACGCAGCCGAGCATCGACCAGGTGATCGCCGAGGCCGTCGGGCAGGATACGCGTTTCCGCTCGCTCGAATTCGCCGTCCAGCCCGGCGGACGGAGCCTCTCGTACACCGCGCCCCATAGCGTGAACCCGCCGGAAAACTCGCCTGCGGCGCTCTTCCAGCGTGTCTTCGTGGACGGGTTCGTCATGCCGGGCAGCACGCCGATGCCGGATCCGCGGCTGCCGTTGCGGCAGAGCATCCTCGACGGGATCACGGAGGAAGCCGCCGCGCTCCAGCAGGTCCTCGGACAAACCGACAAAGAGCGCCTGGAAAAACACCTCGACGGCATCCGGGCGCTGGAGAAACAGATCGAGAAACTCCAGCAGAATCCGCCGAGCCTCGCGGCGTGTATGGTGCCGCAAAAGCCGCTCGACGCGTATCCGGACGTGGACGGTCGGCCGCCGATGTCCGAGATTTCGCGCGCGATGGTGGATATCCTCGTCATGGCGCTTGCCTGCGACCAGACGCGTGTGTTCAGCCAGTGGTTCTCGAGCCCCGTCGGCAATCCGCTTTATCCGGGGGCGACCGCCGGGCATCACCAGCTCACCCACGACGAGGCCGGTGAACAACCGCAGGTGCAGAGCATCTTGCTCTACATCATGTCCGAGTTCGCCTACCTCGTGAAGGCGCTCGGCGCCGTCCCCGAGGGCGACAGCACGCTGCTCGAACATTGCGCGATCCTCGGGACGAGTGATTGCTCGTACGGCAAATCGCACCTGCTCGAAGAGTATCCGATCCTCGTGGCGGGGAGCTGCAACGGGGCGCTCAAGACAGGGCTGCATTATCGGTCCCCGTCGGCCGAGAACGCGAGCAAGGTGCTCCTCTCGCTCGCGCGAGGGATGGGGATGACGCTGGACAGCTTCGGCCAGGGCGATGCGCGTGTGACCTCCAGCTTGACGGCGATCGAGGTATGAAGACGAAAAGTTTTTCCGGGCTCCTGCCTATGCTTTGTCTCGGCCTCTTTCTCGCCGGATGCGGCGAGGAGGAGGGGTCGGGGACCGCGTCTTGCGAGACCGGCGAGACGTACGCCGCCATTACCACGAAGCTCGCCTTTGCGCGCCTGGTATCGCCGACCGTGGCGCCCGGCTTCGATCTCGACGGGCGGACGAGCGACGGGACCGACTCCCTCTCCTGCGGAAAGGCGGATTTCGTCGATTCCGAGGGGCATGGCGGCGTGGATAACCAGCTCGCGCCGCTCGTCCCGGAGGTGGAGAAATTCGTCGGCGACGCGATCGACGGGCTTTTGCAAGGGTCAATCAACGACGGGCAGCTCGTCATCCTCATGGAGATGGAGAACGTCGACGAT
Protein-coding sequences here:
- a CDS encoding DUF1592 domain-containing protein, producing MSFRDEPLSKTFFSRALLPAALVASLGACSEEAPPPSGGLGPRPPMPEIAAQTGAQRLTVAQYGNAIRDLFGEDINVPTSIEPDAPLDGFVTLGSSVSTISSRGVEKYEKAAFAIAEQVVADPARKASVLPCTPAGANDLDCAKKFAASLGRHVYRRPLTAAEVDRLGGVLVQAAATLGSFDKGIEFALAAMLQSPNFLYRPQVGEPDPKNPGKRRYTSLEMASKLSFFLWNSIPDEELLAAAEAGKLVEDEGLAEQVLRMIESPRAREGLRAFVTDWLHLGDLDALSKDPTIFTYYSPEVGPAAREETLRVFEHLVFELDADYRDVFLTRTTFVNPKLASMYAVPAPTDEGFGKVVFPADSPRIGLLGHISILALHSHPRSTSATLRGKFVREDLLCDGIPPPPVNVNTGLPDPSTEARTLRERIAQHNTDPTCRACHMLMDPIGLGLENFDGIGRFRMKETDAVIDPSGNLDGVPFANARELALRIHDNDKVAPCFVRKLYSYATAFEPAKEESAAINALTYDFRAAGHRVKSLLSFIAKSPGFRLSHEP
- a CDS encoding DUF1552 domain-containing protein → MKRTKLSRRTMLRGMLGGAAVAIGLPALEIFLNANGTAYAQGDALPKRFGIFFWGNGTLPDFWVPKGTGPTWEPSPTLAPLAEVKDKVSVISGMKVYTGNTVPHFSGSAGILSGATPLSNGTELATFTQPSIDQVIAEAVGQDTRFRSLEFAVQPGGRSLSYTAPHSVNPPENSPAALFQRVFVDGFVMPGSTPMPDPRLPLRQSILDGITEEAAALQQVLGQTDKERLEKHLDGIRALEKQIEKLQQNPPSLAACMVPQKPLDAYPDVDGRPPMSEISRAMVDILVMALACDQTRVFSQWFSSPVGNPLYPGATAGHHQLTHDEAGEQPQVQSILLYIMSEFAYLVKALGAVPEGDSTLLEHCAILGTSDCSYGKSHLLEEYPILVAGSCNGALKTGLHYRSPSAENASKVLLSLARGMGMTLDSFGQGDARVTSSLTAIEV